TTTCAGCAGGAACCCCTATAGTCTCGATGCCCAGAAGGATAATGGATAATGGATTATGGATTATGGATTATGGATTATGGATGTGGAAGTGAAAGTGGCAGTGGACTGATCATTGCGGCCGCGCTTCGTTCTTGTTACCAATGTTCCTTTAAGTGTAGTGaagcattttgtttattttttcgcgACAGTCCAGTTATTGTGTCCGGGGATACGGATCCGGAATAAAGAATACCTTAATTTGTTTGTAGTCGTAAGTTAAGTGTGAATACTACTGCCGATCAACTATCTGATGACCATTACATGTGAAACGATTCTCGAGGGCGTTTGAAGGCCCTCCAAATCGAAATGTGATACACAAAGTTCAGGAATGCATTAtacaatttcaaaattttgtaCAACAATCATTTATATATGCAATTATATATACAGCATACAATAAGATGGGTCTCATGTCTTTTCTGCAATTTATTTCAAGTGGGGGTGcaacttaaatttaaagtgtttttgaagaataataaatatctcatattaaacatattttcgaaaaaaatttattttttatacagCTTTTTCGAGTTTTATTAcagttttatatttatgtgtaCAAATAACAGTTAAGTTCTGCTGTTAAAACGATGGTCATGTTAATCATCGATAGCCAGCTGTTAACTTTTACGCATCCCTAGTTCCTTCTCTTAGCTTACGATCACTCTCATTTTGCTCTCTTTCCAGCACTTAACAGTATGTTAGACCTCGCCTAACAGAACCGTTTCAAATGGTGTGACCGCCTACTGCAAGAGCAAAGTGCTTCCCACTATTACGATAGCCAAGTTTGAAACCCAGTGTTGCAACTGATAACATTTCCATGCTGTAAGAAAGGTCATATTATTAAGCtaatataaatactttttgatgttgtaaatataaaaaaaacacaccaaattgttcaaaaatcaataatattgctctaatttttatttaaaagcaaaattgaaaataatatttgaatttatcgTTTCATTAGGGGTATTGCTAGATAAGGATGTGGTATACTTTGGTATATATAAGTATGAGCTGGTATTTTCGAGCCTCGACCGCGCGGCCACACTGACTTCCGCCTCTTTTTCGACGACAACTTGCAAAGGAAAGTTGTGTTTTTCGTACATTTTGCCAATTCACGTTTCGTGTCAAGAACCCAAGACTTAAACATGCGTTACGTGGCTGCTTACCTTCTGGCCGTCCTCGGTGGCAAGGACTCGCCCGCCAACAGCGATCTGGAGAAGATCCTCAGCTCTGTGGGCGTTGAGGTCGACGCCGAGCGTCTGACCAAGGTCATCAAGGAGCTGGCTGGCAAGAGCATCGACGACCTGATCAAGGAGGGTCGCGAGAAGCTCTCCTCGATGCCGGTGGGCGGCGGTGGTGCCGTCGCAGCCGCTGATGCCGCacccgctgccgccgccggtGGCGACAAGAAGGAGGCCAAGAAGGAGGAGAAGAAGGAGGAGTCCGAGTCCGAGGATGACGACATGGGCTTCGCTCTCTTCGAATAAGCGGTTGAATGTGGCGAATATACTGTGCAACACACTTGCGAGGCGAGAAAGCAGCGTTCTGGAGCAGCCATTCATACATGGCCGGCCAGTCTACACACTTGTGTAGCACCCATCCGTTCACCATTTCTACGTAATAAAAATCAGCAGTGTTTGCACTTTATATAAACCAAGTgaaattgtgttttttgtgCCGTTTATGCGGTTATTTTCATGGTTTTTGTGCCGTTTTTTCACCCATAACAGTGGATCCACGTGTTGGCTAACATTCTGTTGGACGCCTACGGAGTGGATTATGTTAACTTAACAGTCGGCGGGGTGCACTGTTAAGACAGCGCATTCTTATTGgatttttagatattttttaGACCTTGTgtataacaaacaaaatagaTGGAAATTAGTAACTACACTTTCAGAAGGGCAAAAATGGATCAGAAGACGAGATGACATATTGGTAAAGATATAAAATAACCTGCTGTCCGGTTCTAGAAATcttgtatttataaatattatctaaactaaacaaaatatcaAACTTATAGCTTTGTGTTGGATTAGAAAGGTAGCATATACATTTTTAGGGAAGTACTTCTTTTTAGTCCCATAAAAGTTCGTCAAAATATAATATGGAATATAGAGTTTTATAAACATTCTTAATAAGtagttttatatataaatacaccGAGGAATGCGTACACTAAAActaatttacataaatatgcaTTCTATTTAGGCCAGGCCCACAATGGTATAGAATATCAGGGGTAGTACCAGGTTGTCCACCTGGTCGGTGAACGCCTCCACCAGAGCCGAATTCAGTGCTGCGAAAATGGTGGCGAACCACTTGGCCTGGCTCATGGCCACCAGGCCGGAAATCTCCAGGAGCCAGACGGCCATGAGAATGGACACCACGAACGCAATGGTGCCCTCCAGGGATCGGGAAGATCCTAGAAGTATGGCACGCGTGTTAAAATAGAATCTTATATATGCGAATGAACGCATTGAAAGATCAGTGTATCTTTCAGTTCATTCTACTTACTTCCCCACTTGTTGCGTCCCAGCTTGGATCCCACTACACTGGCTGCAGTGTCTCCTACGCCGACAGCTAGAATTCCCGATAGCAAGGCCAGAGTATTGTCGCCAGAGCACGGACATGGTGTCATCCAAATGGGCATTGAGCAGCCGATGAGCAAGCAGAACGGAGTTAGAGCCAACTCTCCGGCGTCCTTTTCGTCCTTGAATGTGCTAAAGGCCACAGCTAGTCTATCGGCGAATGGCGGTATCTTCAGCAGACGCAGCAGCTCCAGGACCACGAAAGCAGCCAACGCCACGCCAGTGGCCAAGTAGAGCAGGGCGCACTCGAAGATCAATCCGGGTATATAGACCATAACAATGAGCAGGTGGAAGATCTTGCGCACACGTGTATTGGCCTTAGCGGAGCTTCCAATTTGCCAGGCGACTGTGAGGCAGGTTAGCACAACCAGCAGCATATAGAAGACCAAGATGGCCAGTCTCTCCTGATCGCGGAGCAGGAACTGCACAAGTGCCAGCAGAGGAAGAGGTCGCGTCACCGGCATGCAGGTGACAGCCAAGAGGAGCATCACCGTCCACAAGTAGAAGCGACATGGCTTCCTCAGCGTTGGAAAGAGGACGAGAGCCACGCAGAACACCAGCAGGCAAAATAGGGCATTCTGTAGAGCCAATGCAAGCGGGTTATTAAAACTTGGTTCCATTCCATTCAACACTCCCTAGCCTTACATACCACCATGATCATGTTGAGCGTATCAAATTCCTCGGTTGGCCAAGAACCGCCGCAAAAGAATCCACCTAGTCGATGGATGGCACTCAAAGCGAAGAGCACCAGTCCCTGGACGAAAACCGAGGCTTCGCCATACGTGAAGGATCTCTGGAAGCCACGTAGCGTGTAAATATAGATTTGCTGATAAGCAGAGGTCATCACGAATCCCACGATGATGGCGAAGGTCAGTGAGGTGTCCACCAGCAGATAGAAGCTCAAACTGGTGGCCACTCCGGGCAGCAGGCTGACCAGGCATTTAACCAAAATGCCCGTCTTCACAAAGGCATAGATGAAGAAACACAGCGTTTCAAGGGCCATACCGCCGGCGGCCACCGTGAGGAGACACTGCATCCTGGCCTGGTCCTTGCATGCCGGCGTGGCGTGGCGCAACAGGCGGACGGTCAAGGCCAGCGGCAGCAGTAGACATAACCAGCCGCCGGGTCCGGCATTTGGCCTACGAAAGGGTCAGATTAGATTACAGATAAGCTGGAACTTTGGACTCCCCTCGGAGACTCAGTCACTGCACTGACTCACCTAGGCGCCATGGCCTTGAGGCTGAAGACATCCGTGCGCTGGGCGCTCCGTCGCTGGTGGCGCACCGCGCCCAATCCACTCGACTGACTGTCCGTGGAGGAGCCGACGGAGTCCGTTTCCGAGTGCTCACTGTCCGTTTCTGGGCTCCGCATCCTCGGTTGGTTCTCAGTACATGATTTCTTTGAGCTCGGCAAGCGTTTGTGTGTCCGCAAATGGGTCAAGTGCGGAGAAAAGCCCTCGCTTTTCCTGCACACTTCGGCCAATTGATGAAGTTTTGCATGCACTGGACCAGCTGGtcgtttgctgttgttgtttttgttgggAAACTGTTGATTGGGGTTTGGGATGCACTTGGGTATTCGATGGCGTCCACTGGTGAGGTCACACTAAATTCGATGTGACCAGGTCTTATGCACCTCGGTGGGAagtttaaaaacttaaaagcTTGAAAATTTTACACTTTTTAAACCGCTCAAAAAGCCTGATATTACCTCTGAATCTTTATAATGTGGCTTAAAGTAAAAGTAGATCTAATTTTATACCAGATTTTAACTATCAATAGAATCCTCTTTAGGGCTTTCCTTTAATAAACTTTTCCTTTTAAATCAAAAAAGAGCGGCGcttgtttttgtatttatattgtaAAACCAAACCTCATACAAAGTGCATTAAGCATAAATAACATTGAGAAAATGTTGAACTATGTGGGAATATTCATCGACTTCTTAAAGCAGTCCAAAAAGGTAGTAAAGGACGGGCAGGACAAGAGCTGCTTTAGCCGTCGAGATTCCGGTGAGGCACACGATCAACTTGAAGACTCCATACCAAAACGAGAGCTGCAGCGCCACATGAAGACCCAGGAGACTAGAAAAGTTAAGGGTTAGTATGGTAACTTACATAGTATTATTGAagatatttacattttgtcCTTGCGACGCGCCTTCTCCAGATTCTTGATGGGCTCCTTGCTGAGATACTGACGCACGCCGAGGATCGTATTGGAAAAGTACTCATCCCACGCCAGCTCCCCGATGTCGATGAAGAACTTCTTCTTGTCCACTATGTTCAAGGTCTTCGATAGCGCCAATAGACGCTTGCTGTCAAAGTGCCACTCGGTGAAGATGAACTTTTCCAGGGTATTCAGTGAGTTCCAAACGTTCTTGTGCAGACGAACCAAGCTAAAAGTTAAATGAAATCATGTAGGCTACTAGGAAATAGGTGTACCAATATTATATGCTTACATAGGCCTGCCGCCTCCAATTTTCGTGACCAGATCCAGGATAATAGCGGGTATGAAATGAAACAGAATGGCGCTCAGTCGGAAGACCCAGAGGCTCTTCACCAGACGCAGGTTGGGATACCAGACGGCACTGTTCAGAGGATAGTCGTGCAGATAGCTGTTGATCTTGTCCGTCATCAGCTCAAAGCGGAAGGGTTTGTATGTGCTGGAGGTCAGGTGGAAGATCTGCAGATCGGCCGGGCGTCCTCCGTTCTTCGCCTGCAGCGAGTTGACATAATAGCCAGTGGTTATGATGCCATTGACCACCACATCGATGGGTATGTAGTCCATAATGATGCTGGGATCCAGGGGAAGGCGACGCAGTACGCCCTTCGATGCGCCCATGAAGAAGCCCTGCGGACCGTTCTTCGAAATGGTCCATCCGGGAATGGGTTCCTTCCAAGCGGCGGTGACTTTAGCACATTACAAAGAATCATTAGTTTCTGGAAGAAAATTAATATTCTACCTAATACTCACTCATACTCGGACGAACAATGCCGCAGGGGAACTTGCTGGCCACATTGGCCACCTCGTGCTCCGCCAGATGCTTTGTAAAGGTATAGGTATTGGGGTGATCCTTCAGAAGTCTGGGAGATGATAATTCATTATTTCTAAGCATAAACCCTTTAGTTTAGTTAAGAGCCACTCACTTTGGTTCCAGTTCCTTGAGGGCATCATCGTTGAGCGTCTCCGAGAGCTGGATGATCTTCTCTGGATCTTCGGGCGCGGGATATAGCTTCTCCTCGACCTTGGTCAGATAGGCATTCACATAGGCGCTGGACACATGGACCAAAGCATCCAGGTTCTTGATCTGCTGGCACAGCTCCACAACTCGCCGAGTGCCCCTCAAGTTGATGTTGGTGGTCTCCTTCAGAGATTGAAAGAAGTCCAAAGTGGCAGCCGAGTGAAAGACAACATTCACGTTGTCGATCAGGGTCTGGCGATCCTTCGGCGAGATGCCCAGATGCTCCAAGCCGACATCGCCTTCGATGGGCACGATCTTGGAGAGACGCGactgcagctgcagttccttGAACTTGTCGAAAACGGAGTTCTTCTTCAGCTCCTCCAGTCGCTCCTGCACACTCTTGCCCTTCTTGGCGCGCATCAGCAGGTACAGTGTGCCCACGTTGGGAACATCGCGCAATAGTTTCTCCACAATGGTGACGCCCACGAAGCCAGTGGCGCCCGTGATGAAGACATTGCGACCCGCATAGAAGTCTGTGATGGGTGAGCTGAAATATGAAGGGTTTACCAATCAGTTCAGTGCCGTCTATTCTGTTTATATAACGAATACGACCAAATTTACAGACGTCATAAAAAAGATGAACCAAACTTTCTCTCGTCGCCCATTCAAATGGTCCAATGGAGACGCCATTGTGCTTACGACACTCGTTCACCCGTAAAAACCTTCAGGGTAGCGCATCTTGGCTGTTTGTCCCGCTAAAAACCCGTTTTTATCGTGGGCTCCCAGTTCTGAGTGCCCATTGTATTTCTTCTAATATTGATACAACTAATGATTACTTAGCAGGTGTCGACTGGCGGGCGGTTCAATGCCGGAATGCAAAGCAATCTCGTGGGTGTCTCTGGTTTCTTTGTACTTTGATTGGAATCAAGTCGTGCGCTTAAACGCATAAATCAAATGGTTTGATCTCTAAAGATTTTCTTTAGTTTCTATCAATAAATAGGATTTTAGCCCACTCTTTTGGATTCATTATTCATCCAAGTCAATTCTTAAAGATATCATGCTTTTAACAGTAAATGTACTTTGTTTTTTGCTGCAAATCAGTTAAGATAAGCTCTTTAGCTTTGGGGAattcccatttccactttGCAATCGCCTAATTTTCGAACAATTTCGATCAAATTACAAAACGTATTGGGGCTCCAGCAAACACGCAACATGTTCATTCAATTAGCCATGTCTGGCGCATTTCTCTTTTAATGACCTCCACTCGCTGTCTCCgctatattttttctttatgcCAAATGATTTTATAATGACGAACATTGAAGATGAATTCTTTGGTTTTTACTCCCCTCTAACGATGCGTGATATAATTTCTGCATAACAAATGTGTTGCATTTACATTTCCCATATTTGaatatgcaaacaaaaacaaaaaaaaacaaaaaatcagacgaaatgcaaattttcttTTGAGCAATTAAAGGAAACCCTCGAGATTGCAGAGCCGTCACAAGTAAATAAAGTGcagttgaagcctttgcaggtGCTCATATTTGCACACACGAAATGGCAAGTCATCGTTTTAGCCAGGCTCACAGTTCAAACGCTCGCTTGTTAGCCAAGTTAAGCTTTCACTTTGTGGACCAGCGAATTTGGGGTGAAAAGGGACAGGTGACCCAATCAACACAAATGGCTAATAACTCATCAAGCGTTTTTCCTGAAGTTTCTTATTCACTCCCTTTCTTGGCCAACTCTTTGAAATTAACTTTCTTATCAGCTTTAAATCAACTTCTGAGATTAGATTTTTCTGTTGGCCAGTTCGGTGCTTATCTGGCTTAATTAAGTGAGCCGATTTATGGTGGCAGTGCTACttgaaatttgtttcaaaTTATGGTTTTGCTTTGCCTTGGAACTGATACTACTGTATGAATTGTGCACAGTATTTAATGGAACTTGGCTACAAGTGAGGAAATAAGCAATAAAGTGGTGTTATTTGAAAAATCAAGCTTAGTGCCTTAATAATGCCTTGCATAATGCGATATCATTTGCCACAGTTTACCGCATTCCGTTGAGACTGGCGTTAAGAACCCCCATATCATTAGCATTGCACATAAACTTAAATGCTTGCCCACCCCGGCAATTAAGCCACTCGACTTTGAGTAAGTAAGTAACTGACCCTACCAACTGCAATCAACCTTGTGAGCGGCCATAAATCTCTggcatattattattaatattcgTCCCGAAAATGTTTCGAACAACCTGTCGTCAGGATGCGATGGCCATAATATGTAATGATCTTGTTGTCCCGCGGTTCCTTTTGATTTCAATAATCTGTAATTTTCCGGTTGATTTCCGGCATGCCCACCACTGCATCATTGACGTCATTTGGCTGAAAAGGCGGCTTTTGACTTGCAAAAGAGTGTATTCGAACAGGTCAAAGATTTAGCTTGAAAACTGGAATGTCTAGCCCTGTTTGCATCTCCCTCTCCAATTGGCTAGCACTGCATAGCCACCTTTAGCGGGTTAATGAAAAATTTCCATTGTTCTCCCATTGCAGGTGACTCTCAGGTGATGGATTCTCGCTGGCGAAAGTGTCCGACCAAATGACCCACTGTCAGCTCGTAATGAAGTAGAATTAGCCGCCGACGCAAGTGTTAATTATAGTACAGTGTGACCCCAATAGCACGAACTATTATGTTATGCATTAAACTTTTGAATTGAGTTCCAAAAGCAAAGGCTATGTAAGATTATAGATCACTAATTCCACTTAAAGTGAATGCGCTTTTATTGGTCATCTAGTTTTAGAGTAGTTTAAAGTTCAAGTTTTGGAAAGTTGGAATAGATATGTTGATCCACTGGACTTCTGGCTTATATGAATGATAAAGTCTACATATGTGAAAATAGTTaacaacacacacatatacctAATTTATGGTAAGTAAGTGTTTTGAATCAAGATTCCCCATCACATGGAAAGTCTAGATGATTCGGGTATCTTTAGCTCGATGGCTTGTGTTCTCTACGCCAGATTTTTGTCGCATTTCGAACTTTGCTCCGTCTTTCTAACCTCACAAAAGGCGCTCGAAAGCGgggaaaagaaataaaaaaaaaataaaaaaagcagGTTGAAAGTTGTCAAACATGCTaccaaaattaaatacaacCAAAATTGAGCAGAAGCCGTTGCTTAGAGCCAAATGTAGTGGGACTTACCTGGCCATGGTTTCTCAGCAGGTGTGGTTAAcgtcaataataataatgccaATTGCAGTCTATCCGCTCGTTCTGATTATTTGTTTAAGACTAAAACTCGGCTTAGAACGTCGAAATTTCTCTTTTCCACGTAGCTCTCTTTCTTTTTATCGGCCTCCTCCTCTTCTTATTTATTCCGTCTTTCTATCTTTTACTCcactgcttttgttgttgttgcgatGCGACTGTAAACAAATTACCAACACCAGTGCAACTGCACGTGTGTGTGCCACAACGaacgtgcgtgtgtgtgtgtgtgtgtgtcggcGTGTGCGAGTGCGAGCGAGGCAGCTGAATGGGCGAGTTTATCTTTATCTGCGTTTCTCCGATCCTCCGATTTTCGAACGTTAGCCGGCAACAGTAAAACTTCAACTGAATCTTTATGCCGTCAATGGCCAACGAAATGTGCTCGGCAGCAAGCGAACTGTTCGTGTATGATCATTAACTACGCTCCGCGGATCGTCATAATAACGATCACGATCGTCGGCCAAACCAGTTAGTCAGTGGCGTCTCAAAGGGGAGTGCCTATTTGGTTTGGTCCCCCACATATGTTTACTTTCTGATCTCATCACATACAATATGGTTAGCTCACTGAGTTTGCGGATACATTTTTCGCTATCTTGCAGAtactttttttgttattttagctgcatatgtatgttttcTCTTCTCGAGCATAAGAGAATTCTCTTCAGCTAGCGCCCCTGTCGGAATATTACCGAACTTACTTAGTGTACACCGTGTAGAAAGAGTGTAGCTAGGTGTCGCCACTGTGCATTGTCGAAAACGAAATGCATCGATTTTTAAGATGgacttaaaaaattataaaacaatattattataagTTATACCAACCTccatataataaaatattacacacacctaataaaaacacacacatcctTTCCTTAAtataaaaatcatatttatttgaataatagTTACATATTTAATCATTTAAAGTTTAGTTCTCGTATTCATCGACTATTTGACTATAAACCGGTTGATAATTACAAACAATCTAAAATTGTTTATTACTTTTACATTACGTGTTTAGTTAAAGTGACTAAGTTTTGGGCTACTTTTGCATTGCTGTGTGAATAGATTCGATATTAGTGCTGATTCATATGATACATTTCGCTGACTTGTACTTGGCTTGTGTGAAAGAacttaaaagtaaaatacatGATACCCTACTAGAACAAACTACGGATGGAAACGAACAACCATGTGTGGTAGCATCGCACTTGGAGCGGAAATATTGCACAATCCAACTGTTGGCGATTCGGATGCAGCCACTACAACCAGACGAGAAATCCCCAGATCAGAACCGCCAACGTAAGTCCGATCTGCAGGCCCAAAGTTAAAGTAAGGGCAAAGTAGAGAACGGCGAAGATGACCACATAGCCCGCGTAGTACAGGACGTTAAAGCTATAGACAGGacagaaatgaaatgaaaattgaaattatgctTTAGATCGGTGGAATGGATCACACTTACACCTTCCAGTAGTTGCGATGCCAATCCGTGGTCACTGCCGACTCCTTGAAGTAGAAACGCCGGATTCCTATCAGACACCGATCGATGAACTCCGACCAATCGCACTGACTGGCATCGAAATTATAGCGCCTTCGATCGCTCTCCGGTATTAATGCCGATATACGCAGCGCATTCTTCAAGGAATACCGGAAGTCCTTGTCCAGGAAGTAATCAAAGGCCTTGGTACCTTTCTGGAACACCCGCATGTACTCGTAGGCTCTAAAGTAGATAAATATTATGGTTAAAAGTTAAGTAGATCCAGCTTTTTGCAGTACTTACGTGTGCTGGGGCATTCCGATTCCGAATAGCTTCTCTGGTATGATAAAGACCATAGCTGGCAGCAAATGAAACAGATAGAAGAACAGATTGTAACGCCATCCGTTGCGCAATTTCGTCACCGGTTTCCAAACAAAACTGTTCGGCGGATGCCGCTCCACACTATCGTTGATGATCGTGCAGAACTCGGCGAGATTCAGAGGATTAACCTCTCCCGACGTGCAATGTATGATCTCCGGCTGCTCCAACTTCCGGGTGCCCACGTACCAGCCCATAACCAGTGATGAGTTGATCACATAGTCGCATGGTATGATGTCGATCACAGCATTTGCATTCCCGCACATGGTGCGAAAAATTCCCTTCACGAAGCCGGCCAAGAAGCCCAGGTGACCAGAGTTTGCATTGCCCACCCAGCCCTTCATCGGGTGCTCCAGGGTTCCATAAactaaaaatgaaatgttatTGATTAAGACATTTTACTGCCGAATGGAATCTCACCAATCGATGGCCTAACTATGGCTGCTGGCAGTCCCGACATCTCGGCCATCAGCAAATTCTCCGACAGATTCTTGGTGAACGTATACGTATTGGGATGATCACGGATATAGCCCTTGCACTTTTGATCGGTGAAATCCTCCCAGGCGGAGTCATCTTCGGCCATCTTCATCATCTCGTACGGATCGAACTGTGACTTGTACACCTCCTCGGCAATCAGACCACGATTGTTGCTATTGCAGAAGGCCGTGGAGCAATAGATGTACGCCGCCAGTTGCTTCAATTGTTTGGCCAGCTCAATGGTGCGCATCGTTCCCGTGAGATTGGTGCGAATGGCGGTGCGCAGCGGGGAGCTGAACTTGATGGTGGCTGCACTGTGGTAGATCACATTGACCCGATCGATCAGCTCCTGCAGGAGCTCGGGGCCAAAGCCAAAGTTTGGTTCGCTCAGTTCGCCAACCACTGGGACCACCTTGGACAGAGTCTTCTCCGAGTATTTCTCGAAAATCTGTAATTAAatcataatttatatttgcaatattaaacaaacattttattgaatATAATCTCATGCATCTTAAACTTTTGATAACTCTAACTAAAAGGATATGGTCATTAATTGGTAGCATTAAAAGCTTCGAGCTATAAGTGATTTTATGACTTGCAGAAGCGGCGAATAAGAGttttatatattgtacatatgtattcgATATTTTTAAACCAGTTGGAGACCTATTTTTTCTCCTCTAAAGACGGAtgttgaaaattaatttcactacTGTTCGGAGGTTGGCTTGCTAACCATACACGCCCACATTATGGCCAACAAATTATGATTGTTAGCGATGAGTGCTTTTTTCGGTACTTTTACCTTTTTGGGCAACACTCGTAAGTAAGCAATTTTCAAAGCAAACAACATATGATGTTAGCTTCTTTTTGTTGTGCCATTAAAAAtgcgtttaaaaataaaataaattaacgaGTTGTGAAGAGGGCCTAACAAAAGTTggggaaaaaacaaaagacttttTGTTGGACCGAAAATTTAAGCACTctctaaatataatttatatgatTTCAAGGCATTATTTGTACAAACTTATTTTGATTGTAAAAAATGCTTTATGAAAAGATTGCTTGAgcttaacaattaaataagaTAATAATTAGgttatttcaaaatttgtaattatagtaaataacaatttaaatattttcaaaaatccCAAAAGAGTATTGCACACTtgtggttaaaaaaaaaaatgaaaagaaaagaaaatgaaagcCCCATGGAACGCGGCGGAAGAGGTCGGCCAGGTTACGACTTTGACAAATTAACGCTCCATAAAGAGACTCGTAATTGGCTTTAATTATATACCTTGCAGACGGCGCGTCGTGTCAGAGGGCGTGGCCGGTTGCCGCCCCCCTTCGACCGGTCAAAACAATCTAAAACAAATGCCACCAGACTTACCGGCTTttggagcaggcgacgaaTCCGCTCGTTCGGATCAAACTTGCGCTTGCCCCGGACCAAAACGTAGATGGTTCCAATGTCGGGATGTGTGTCCAGCAGAGCCTCGATAAGAACGGTGCCCAGGAATCCAGTGCCGCCGGTGACAAAGATGTTCTTGTGGGCAAAGAACTCCGGTATGGTCAGCGAGGTGCTCAACTGATG
The sequence above is drawn from the Drosophila melanogaster chromosome 2R genome and encodes:
- the RpLP2 gene encoding ribosomal protein LP2: MRYVAAYLLAVLGGKDSPANSDLEKILSSVGVEVDAERLTKVIKELAGKSIDDLIKEGREKLSSMPVGGGGAVAAADAAPAAAAGGDKKEAKKEEKKEESESEDDDMGFALFE
- the Dolk gene encoding dolichol kinase, whose product is MRSPETDSEHSETDSVGSSTDSQSSGLGAVRHQRRSAQRTDVFSLKAMAPRPNAGPGGWLCLLLPLALTVRLLRHATPACKDQARMQCLLTVAAGGMALETLCFFIYAFVKTGILVKCLVSLLPGVATSLSFYLLVDTSLTFAIIVGFVMTSAYQQIYIYTLRGFQRSFTYGEASVFVQGLVLFALSAIHRLGGFFCGGSWPTEEFDTLNMIMVNALFCLLVFCVALVLFPTLRKPCRFYLWTVMLLLAVTCMPVTRPLPLLALVQFLLRDQERLAILVFYMLLVVLTCLTVAWQIGSSAKANTRVRKIFHLLIVMVYIPGLIFECALLYLATGVALAAFVVLELLRLLKIPPFADRLAVAFSTFKDEKDAGELALTPFCLLIGCSMPIWMTPCPCSGDNTLALLSGILAVGVGDTAASVVGSKLGRNKWGRSSRSLEGTIAFVVSILMAVWLLEISGLVAMSQAKWFATIFAALNSALVEAFTDQVDNLVLPLIFYTIVGLA
- the CG8306 gene encoding uncharacterized protein, which codes for MASSPITDFYAGRNVFITGATGFVGVTIVEKLLRDVPNVGTLYLLMRAKKGKSVQERLEELKKNSVFDKFKELQLQSRLSKIVPIEGDVGLEHLGISPKDRQTLIDNVNVVFHSAATLDFFQSLKETTNINLRGTRRVVELCQQIKNLDALVHVSSAYVNAYLTKVEEKLYPAPEDPEKIIQLSETLNDDALKELEPKLLKDHPNTYTFTKHLAEHEVANVASKFPCGIVRPSMITAAWKEPIPGWTISKNGPQGFFMGASKGVLRRLPLDPSIIMDYIPIDVVVNGIITTGYYVNSLQAKNGGRPADLQIFHLTSSTYKPFRFELMTDKINSYLHDYPLNSAVWYPNLRLVKSLWVFRLSAILFHFIPAIILDLVTKIGGGRPILVRLHKNVWNSLNTLEKFIFTEWHFDSKRLLALSKTLNIVDKKKFFIDIGELAWDEYFSNTILGVRQYLSKEPIKNLEKARRKDKILLGLHVALQLSFWYGVFKLIVCLTGISTAKAALVLPVLYYLFGLL
- the CG8303 gene encoding uncharacterized protein, isoform C is translated as MAVITEHGGTTSSPPENNNSIGNGKHRVNGHQLSTSLTIPEFFAHKNIFVTGGTGFLGTVLIEALLDTHPDIGTIYVLVRGKRKFDPNERIRRLLQKPIFEKYSEKTLSKVVPVVGELSEPNFGFGPELLQELIDRVNVIYHSAATIKFSSPLRTAIRTNLTGTMRTIELAKQLKQLAAYIYCSTAFCNSNNRGLIAEEVYKSQFDPYEMMKMAEDDSAWEDFTDQKCKGYIRDHPNTYTFTKNLSENLLMAEMSGLPAAIVRPSIVYGTLEHPMKGWVGNANSGHLGFLAGFVKGIFRTMCGNANAVIDIIPCDYVINSSLVMGWYVGTRKLEQPEIIHCTSGEVNPLNLAEFCTIINDSVERHPPNSFVWKPVTKLRNGWRYNLFFYLFHLLPAMVFIIPEKLFGIGMPQHTAYEYMRVFQKGTKAFDYFLDKDFRYSLKNALRISALIPESDRRRYNFDASQCDWSEFIDRCLIGIRRFYFKESAVTTDWHRNYWKVFNVLYYAGYVVIFAVLYFALTLTLGLQIGLTLAVLIWGFLVWL